The Legionella sp. PATHC032 genome has a window encoding:
- the efp gene encoding elongation factor P has product MAVYSTNEFKNGLKVMVDDAPCSILDCEFVKPGKGQAFTRIKIRNLKTGRVVERTFKSGDTLPSADVADVEMQYLYNDGEYWHFMVPDTFEQYALTENVLADAAQWLKEQDICVVTLWNNEPIQVTPPNFVILAITETDPGLKGDTSGGGGKPATLETGAVVRVPLFVQTGELIKVDTRKGEYVSRAKE; this is encoded by the coding sequence ATGGCAGTCTATAGCACAAATGAATTTAAAAACGGCTTAAAAGTAATGGTTGATGATGCTCCGTGCAGCATTCTTGACTGTGAATTTGTAAAACCCGGAAAAGGTCAAGCATTCACCCGCATAAAAATTCGTAATCTAAAAACCGGGCGCGTTGTAGAACGTACATTCAAATCTGGCGACACCTTACCATCTGCTGATGTGGCTGACGTAGAAATGCAATATCTATATAATGATGGCGAATATTGGCATTTTATGGTTCCTGATACGTTTGAACAATACGCTCTGACTGAAAACGTATTAGCTGATGCAGCACAATGGTTAAAAGAGCAAGATATTTGTGTCGTTACTCTATGGAATAATGAACCTATACAGGTAACACCCCCCAATTTTGTCATTTTGGCAATCACGGAAACAGATCCGGGATTAAAAGGAGACACTTCGGGCGGGGGTGGAAAGCCAGCCACATTGGAAACAGGTGCCGTGGTTCGTGTGCCACTGTTTGTTCAAACTGGCGAACTCATTAAGGTAGACACCCGCAAAGGCGAATATGTGTCTCGTGCAAAAGAGTAA
- the epmB gene encoding EF-P beta-lysylation protein EpmB, with translation MRDTSLSWQKILAQGFTSTTDLLDFLELPRSEGNLFAEKQFPSRIPLGFANRMQKGNLQDPLLLQVLAKGDELAEAEDYVIDPLSESNTLIKGLLHKYHGRVLLTLTGVCAVNCRYCFRRHFPYQANNPGRRGWKEVCAYIANDPSITEVILSGGDPLLAANLVLEELLQSLEEISHVHTLRIHTRIPIVLPERIDKGLLNLLTNTRFKKVVVVHCNHPQELDESVLQACSDLKKTGCYLLNQSVLLAGINDDALILSRLSHALFDYGIMPYYLHLLDKVKGSAHFDMPFLRARSIYHQLQSLVPGYLLPRLVREEPGRSSKTLLI, from the coding sequence ATGCGAGATACCTCTTTGAGTTGGCAAAAAATTTTGGCGCAAGGATTTACTTCAACAACTGATTTATTAGATTTCCTGGAGTTGCCGAGATCTGAAGGAAATTTATTCGCGGAAAAACAATTTCCAAGCCGTATTCCTTTAGGTTTTGCTAACCGAATGCAAAAAGGAAATCTCCAAGATCCCTTGCTTTTACAGGTTCTCGCAAAAGGAGATGAACTTGCTGAAGCAGAAGATTATGTTATCGATCCCCTAAGTGAAAGTAATACCCTTATTAAAGGTTTGTTGCATAAATATCACGGGCGTGTTTTGTTAACTTTAACGGGCGTTTGCGCTGTGAATTGCCGTTATTGTTTTAGAAGGCATTTTCCCTATCAAGCGAATAATCCTGGTCGCCGGGGGTGGAAAGAGGTTTGTGCCTATATTGCAAATGATCCCAGTATTACTGAAGTTATTTTAAGTGGTGGAGATCCATTGCTCGCTGCGAATTTGGTTTTGGAAGAGTTACTCCAATCTTTGGAAGAAATTTCTCATGTACATACCTTAAGAATTCATACAAGAATTCCTATTGTTTTACCAGAACGTATCGATAAAGGATTACTTAATTTATTGACAAATACACGGTTTAAAAAAGTGGTTGTTGTTCATTGTAATCATCCGCAGGAGTTAGATGAGAGCGTATTACAGGCTTGCTCTGATTTGAAAAAAACTGGTTGTTATTTATTGAATCAATCTGTCTTGTTAGCCGGAATTAATGATGATGCACTGATTTTATCCAGGCTAAGCCATGCTCTTTTTGATTATGGGATCATGCCTTATTACTTGCATTTACTCGATAAAGTAAAAGGTTCAGCGCATTTCGATATGCCTTTTCTCAGGGCTCGGTCAATTTACCATCAATTACAATCTCTTGTGCCAGGATATTTATTACCTCGTCTGGTACGAGAAGAGCCGGGAAGATCCAGTAAAACCTTGTTGATTTAA
- the ppk1 gene encoding polyphosphate kinase 1, whose amino-acid sequence MDITLDNPDYYINREFSAIAFNQRVLMLANDERVPLLERMRFLSICSSNLDEFFEIRVAGLKEKIAMSSGKLTIDGLRADEAFSQISQKAHALIDQLYNIFNKQLLPALRKENIHFLETDQWTDDIHLWAKHYFKHEILPVISPIALDLAHPLPRLINKSLNFIISLSGKDAFDRNINYAVVHAPRSIPRMIHLPSELCGDSHYFVYLSSIIKTHINSLFPGMEISGCYSFRLTRNSDLFLREEEIDDLAKAVQREIFSRHYGHVVRLEIENKCPEKIVDFLLQKYHLRHEDTYYCDGPVNLQRYMSAINSIDRPDLNYPAFTPQYPKFSKSQRNLFNVLDEQDILLHHPYQAFDLVIDFVRQAASDPNVLAINQTLYRTHSESVMVDALVNAAHSGKEVTAVIELRARFDEESNLKLANKLHAAGILVLYGVVGYKTHAKMTLVVRRTHGKLKRYVHLSTGNYHEQTAKRYTDLGLLTSEPTITSDAQLIFQQLTGLGKVVKLKALSHSPFTLQKTLLQFIEQCITAATEGIDTEIILKVNGLTDKVMIQALYKASQAGVKINLLVRGVCCLKPGLTGVSENIRVLSFIGRFLEHHRVFYFRIKEEEHYFCSSADLMERNLYNRIEIMFPIYDEECKKRIKNEIIKNYLKDNNNVWEMQSDGTYKHILQSGSCAQEKLIALYEEEDKSI is encoded by the coding sequence ATGGATATTACTCTGGATAACCCAGATTACTATATTAATCGAGAATTTTCTGCTATCGCGTTTAATCAGCGAGTATTAATGCTTGCTAATGATGAACGCGTCCCCTTATTGGAAAGAATGAGATTTCTCAGCATCTGCAGTAGTAATCTCGATGAATTTTTTGAAATCCGGGTGGCTGGACTTAAAGAAAAAATAGCCATGTCTTCAGGCAAATTAACTATAGACGGGTTACGGGCCGATGAAGCATTCAGCCAAATAAGTCAAAAGGCTCATGCTTTAATCGATCAACTTTACAACATTTTTAACAAACAATTACTTCCAGCATTGCGCAAAGAAAATATTCATTTTCTTGAGACAGATCAATGGACCGATGACATCCATTTATGGGCAAAGCATTATTTTAAACATGAAATCTTACCGGTTATAAGCCCGATTGCCCTGGATTTGGCTCATCCTCTCCCAAGGCTTATTAATAAAAGTTTAAATTTTATTATTTCGCTAAGTGGAAAAGACGCTTTTGATCGTAATATCAATTACGCAGTTGTTCACGCTCCCCGCTCTATTCCTCGCATGATCCATTTGCCTTCCGAGCTGTGTGGAGATTCCCATTACTTTGTTTATTTATCTTCCATCATTAAAACGCATATTAATAGCTTATTTCCAGGTATGGAAATAAGCGGATGTTATTCATTTCGGCTGACTCGAAATAGTGATTTATTTTTAAGAGAAGAAGAAATTGATGATTTAGCTAAAGCGGTGCAAAGAGAGATATTTTCCCGTCATTATGGTCATGTCGTGAGATTGGAAATTGAAAACAAATGCCCTGAAAAAATTGTTGACTTTCTCCTGCAGAAATATCATTTGCGACATGAAGACACCTATTATTGTGATGGGCCTGTTAATTTACAGCGATATATGAGTGCTATTAACAGCATCGACAGACCTGATCTGAATTATCCTGCCTTTACCCCACAATACCCCAAGTTCTCCAAATCACAACGTAATTTATTTAATGTTCTTGATGAACAAGACATACTATTACATCATCCCTATCAAGCATTTGATTTAGTCATTGATTTTGTCAGGCAAGCTGCTTCAGACCCTAATGTACTGGCAATTAATCAAACGCTTTACAGAACCCACTCGGAATCAGTGATGGTTGACGCGCTGGTTAACGCCGCCCACTCAGGAAAAGAAGTAACCGCTGTCATTGAGCTAAGAGCCCGTTTTGACGAGGAATCCAACTTAAAATTGGCTAACAAACTTCATGCTGCGGGGATTCTGGTACTCTACGGAGTAGTAGGCTATAAAACTCACGCAAAAATGACGTTGGTAGTTCGAAGAACACATGGTAAATTAAAACGATATGTGCACTTAAGCACGGGAAACTATCACGAACAAACAGCCAAAAGATACACGGACTTGGGATTATTAACCAGTGAGCCCACCATAACGTCTGATGCCCAGCTCATCTTTCAACAATTAACCGGTCTTGGAAAAGTGGTTAAATTAAAAGCCTTGAGCCATTCACCATTTACCTTACAAAAAACTCTCTTACAATTCATTGAGCAATGCATTACTGCCGCTACGGAAGGGATTGATACTGAAATCATCCTGAAAGTAAATGGATTAACTGATAAAGTGATGATTCAAGCATTATATAAAGCATCACAGGCAGGCGTTAAAATTAATCTTCTTGTACGTGGGGTATGTTGTTTAAAACCAGGATTAACTGGCGTGTCTGAGAACATCAGAGTCTTGTCTTTTATCGGCAGATTCCTTGAACATCACAGAGTATTTTATTTTCGCATCAAGGAAGAGGAACATTATTTTTGTTCCAGTGCGGATCTGATGGAAAGAAATTTATACAATCGCATTGAAATCATGTTCCCCATTTATGATGAGGAATGTAAAAAAAGAATAAAAAACGAAATCATTAAAAACTATCTTAAAGATAACAACAATGTTTGGGAAATGCAAAGTGACGGGACTTATAAACACATCTTGCAAAGCGGCAGCTGCGCTCAGGAAAAGTTAATTGCCCTTTATGAGGAAGAGGACAAATCGATTTAG
- a CDS encoding patatin-like phospholipase family protein — MKRIFIVVFLLFLETACNTAKNNPLPAELADKAVVPGFNEVRTEFTNSDNPTIKKQSLERVKQLAKAYPDTMFHQKGSFSLLIISGGGDYGAFGAGLLNGWTKSGSRPTFTTVTGISTGALIAPLAFAGPKYDATLKKVYTTITSKDVLSNKPLLWTLLTGGSALKGTKPLQDLIARHVDEKLLDDIAKGYYQGRRLYVGTSNLYSRKLVVWDMTRIAASKNPERVQLFRKIMLASASIPVVMPPVYFDVIANGKPYTEMHVDGGTTFAVFLSRLGSDIKTAKKHFKLKQKPNVKIYVIRNNQNQFHYKVIKPKLLVIGKRAIESVTASQGAADVIFVYLCALIEGVDFNLANVPNEFDSNSEELFDTQRMNQLYQIGYSKAVKGYPWQKIPPDVRALHGN, encoded by the coding sequence ATGAAAAGGATTTTTATTGTTGTATTTTTGCTTTTTTTAGAAACTGCTTGCAATACAGCAAAAAATAATCCTCTTCCTGCTGAATTGGCAGATAAAGCGGTAGTGCCTGGTTTTAATGAAGTACGCACTGAATTCACCAACAGTGATAACCCAACAATTAAAAAGCAATCTCTTGAAAGGGTAAAACAACTGGCTAAAGCTTATCCTGATACCATGTTCCATCAAAAAGGCTCTTTCAGCTTACTGATTATTTCGGGTGGTGGTGATTATGGTGCTTTTGGTGCTGGATTACTAAATGGGTGGACAAAATCAGGTTCTCGGCCAACCTTTACAACAGTGACAGGGATAAGCACTGGCGCATTGATAGCACCATTAGCTTTTGCTGGCCCCAAGTATGACGCTACATTAAAGAAAGTGTATACAACCATTACCTCGAAAGATGTACTCAGTAACAAACCTTTACTATGGACATTACTGACAGGAGGTAGTGCTCTTAAAGGAACCAAACCACTCCAGGACCTGATTGCCCGTCATGTCGATGAAAAATTACTTGATGACATTGCCAAAGGCTATTATCAAGGGCGACGGCTTTATGTAGGGACATCCAATCTTTACTCACGAAAACTGGTGGTATGGGATATGACCCGAATCGCGGCAAGCAAAAACCCTGAGAGAGTTCAGTTATTCCGAAAAATTATGCTTGCTTCCGCCAGCATTCCGGTTGTCATGCCACCTGTTTATTTTGATGTCATCGCAAACGGAAAACCATACACAGAAATGCACGTCGATGGCGGAACAACATTTGCTGTCTTTTTAAGCCGTCTTGGTTCCGATATCAAAACTGCGAAAAAACATTTCAAACTGAAACAAAAACCAAACGTTAAAATCTACGTGATTCGCAATAACCAGAATCAATTCCATTACAAAGTAATCAAGCCCAAATTATTAGTAATTGGCAAGCGAGCTATAGAAAGCGTCACGGCATCCCAGGGGGCTGCAGATGTTATTTTTGTCTATCTTTGTGCGCTTATAGAGGGAGTTGATTTTAATTTGGCTAATGTTCCGAATGAGTTTGATTCGAACTCGGAGGAATTGTTTGACACTCAAAGAATGAATCAATTATATCAAATTGGTTATTCCAAAGCGGTAAAAGGTTACCCCTGGCAAAAAATTCCTCCAGATGTAAGGGCTTTGCATGGTAACTAA
- a CDS encoding chromate transporter: MIRTFIEIIYSFGKIGLISLGGGNSMLKLLEYEAVTYRHWIGKEEFVGMLGSSFLFPGLTGIKLAALIGYKAAGITGLILAILCLNLPGLIMALVGYQWLSSHNGPITRKIMISVQYGALALLAAATFSVVQGVIDVYYSVPMAVCCILFFLALAFWNLSPFYGFLAFIAVCFFLVR, translated from the coding sequence ATGATAAGAACTTTCATTGAAATCATCTACAGTTTTGGGAAAATTGGCCTGATATCCTTAGGCGGCGGCAATTCCATGTTAAAATTATTGGAATATGAGGCAGTCACTTACAGGCACTGGATAGGGAAAGAAGAGTTTGTTGGTATGCTAGGGTCAAGTTTTTTATTCCCGGGATTAACGGGAATAAAACTGGCCGCATTAATAGGCTATAAAGCAGCAGGAATCACAGGTTTAATTCTTGCTATTCTCTGCCTGAATTTACCGGGATTAATCATGGCTCTTGTGGGATATCAGTGGCTTAGTTCACATAACGGTCCAATAACACGCAAAATTATGATCTCAGTCCAATACGGAGCCTTGGCATTGTTAGCAGCCGCCACATTTTCAGTAGTTCAAGGCGTTATTGACGTCTATTATTCTGTTCCTATGGCTGTTTGCTGTATTTTGTTTTTTCTTGCCTTGGCCTTTTGGAATTTATCACCTTTTTATGGTTTTTTGGCATTTATCGCCGTATGTTTTTTCCTGGTACGTTAA